In Solanum lycopersicum chromosome 5, SLM_r2.1, the following are encoded in one genomic region:
- the LOC138348823 gene encoding uncharacterized protein translates to MLIKGLWEKYRVRHNVATSYHSDTSGQVEVSNKEIKQILAKMVNTNGTDWSRRLDDALWAYRIAYRTPIALYKEKTKKYHNQKNEKRKLVVGDLVLFFKSRLHLFLGKLKSKWTSPFLITQEFPQGAVELENKEGARFKVEMSAKPNIIYSRGRSESVSL, encoded by the exons atgTTGATCAAAGGGTTATGGGAGAAATATAGGGTTCGCCACAATGTCGCCACTTCTTACCATTCTGatactagtgggcaagttgaggtgtcaaacaAAGAAATCAAGCAGATTCTTGCAAAAATGGTGAATACTAATGgaacagattggtcaaggaggcttgatgatgctctttgggcctaccggataGCATACaggactcccatag ccctctacaaagaaaagacgAAGAAGTACCATAACCAAAAGAATGAGAAGCGCAAATTagtggttggggatttggtacttTTTTTCAAATCTAGGTTGCACTTGTTTCTGGGAAAACTtaagtccaaatggactagtCCATTCTTGATCACTCAAGAGTTCCCTCAAGGtgcggttgagttggagaacaaggagggtgcACGATTCAAA GTAGAAATGTCCGCCAAGCCCAACATTATCTATTCCCGAGGACGTTCCGAGTCCGTTTCCCTTTAA